A stretch of the Streptomyces sp. NBC_01428 genome encodes the following:
- a CDS encoding DUF2254 domain-containing protein encodes MGDWMTTGGLPEGRRPRALSPLREHLRDTFWFAPTAAMVLVFVVWTVAGALDTAIVESLQRSRDYETLDNLLRLAEDTKTVVTSVSSAMMTFIGVVFSISLVAVQMASGQFSPRVVRIFVRSRITKATFAVFLATFLLSLLVLTSYESNAEARLVTSVPLVQSVLTLLMLGLSLLLFVLYVNQTLRLMRISHVIDHITRDAFKLVGRMPVVRSTGEEDALGPETARVAHQGRAGVLRDVNIARLVRTARQQDVVLRLIPRIGDFVVPGTPLLAVHGGPAPSRRSLSYTVNVGVERTFHQDFSFGLRQLADIGLRALSAAVNDPTTAVQAIDRIVQFLSAVVRRPLDTALHRDRRGAVRLVQPVPGWTELVDLAFAEIRACAVGSPQVTRRLVAGLDDLLLVAPEERREPLLRHRTLLVEAVQLTVAEPSDRAFALRPDRQGIA; translated from the coding sequence ATGGGTGACTGGATGACTACCGGGGGCTTGCCCGAGGGGCGTCGGCCGCGAGCGCTGTCGCCGTTGCGGGAGCATCTGCGGGACACGTTCTGGTTCGCGCCCACCGCGGCCATGGTGCTGGTCTTCGTGGTGTGGACGGTGGCCGGCGCGCTCGACACCGCGATCGTCGAGTCGCTCCAGCGGTCGCGGGACTACGAAACGCTCGACAACCTGCTGCGGCTGGCCGAGGACACCAAGACCGTGGTGACGTCGGTCAGCTCGGCGATGATGACCTTCATCGGCGTGGTCTTCAGCATCTCGCTGGTCGCCGTGCAGATGGCGAGCGGGCAGTTCAGCCCGCGGGTGGTGCGCATCTTCGTACGGAGCCGGATCACCAAGGCGACGTTCGCGGTGTTCCTCGCGACGTTCCTGCTGTCGCTCCTCGTGCTCACCTCCTACGAGTCGAACGCCGAGGCACGGCTGGTGACCTCGGTCCCGCTGGTGCAGTCGGTGCTGACGCTCCTGATGCTGGGGCTGAGCCTGCTGCTCTTCGTGCTGTACGTGAACCAGACGCTGCGGCTCATGCGCATCAGCCATGTCATCGACCACATCACCCGGGACGCGTTCAAGCTCGTCGGGCGGATGCCGGTGGTCCGTTCGACCGGCGAGGAGGACGCCCTCGGGCCGGAGACCGCGCGGGTCGCCCATCAGGGACGGGCCGGGGTGCTGCGGGACGTGAACATCGCCCGGCTGGTGCGGACCGCGCGGCAGCAGGACGTCGTCCTGCGGCTGATCCCCCGGATCGGGGACTTCGTCGTCCCCGGCACCCCGCTGCTCGCCGTCCACGGAGGGCCCGCCCCCTCGCGGCGGTCGTTGAGCTACACGGTGAACGTCGGGGTGGAGCGGACCTTCCATCAGGACTTCTCGTTCGGGCTGCGGCAGCTCGCCGACATCGGACTGCGGGCGCTGTCGGCGGCGGTGAACGACCCGACCACCGCCGTGCAGGCGATCGACCGCATCGTGCAGTTCCTGTCCGCCGTCGTGCGCCGGCCCCTCGACACGGCCCTCCACCGGGACCGGCGCGGGGCGGTGCGCCTGGTGCAGCCGGTGCCCGGGTGGACGGAACTGGTCGATCTCGCGTTCGCGGAGATCCGGGCGTGCGCGGTGGGCAGTCCGCAGGTGACGCGGCGTCTCGTCGCCGGCCTCGACGACCTGCTGCTCGTCGCCCCCGAGGAGCGCCGGGAGCCGCTGCTCCGGCACCGCACCCTGCTGGTGGAGGCCGTGCAGCTCACGGTCGCCGAACCGTCGGACCGCGCCTTCGCACTGCGGCCGGACCGGCAGGGCATCGCGTAG
- a CDS encoding carbohydrate ABC transporter permease, giving the protein MTVQPLTPTPNSPREKPAPTAPPTARKDAAPSASAPGGASPSRRRRRLRENLVAYAFLTAGVLCFALFSWYPIVRGWLLGFQQVTFARPAEWVGWDNFRRLFEDPLFVTAWRNTGYFTLLALVFGFAAPFFTAVVLNELRHGRAYLRMTVYLPVMLPPIVTMLLWRWFYDPGPGLFNNALELVHLPAQQWLESENLAMVSLVLVSTWANMGTTTLIYLAALGGIPGELYEAAEIDGASIRRRLWHVTLPQMRFILMITLLLQVIGTMQVFIEPYVLTGGGPDDATVTVLLLLYRYAFIYNDFGMASAMSTVLFVVLGTFAAVYLRLTRTKG; this is encoded by the coding sequence ATGACCGTGCAACCCCTCACCCCGACCCCGAACTCCCCACGGGAGAAGCCCGCTCCGACGGCACCGCCCACCGCCCGGAAGGACGCGGCACCGTCCGCGTCCGCGCCGGGCGGGGCGAGCCCGTCCCGGCGGCGCCGGCGCCTCCGCGAGAACCTCGTCGCGTACGCCTTCCTGACCGCGGGTGTGCTCTGCTTCGCCCTGTTCTCCTGGTACCCCATCGTCCGCGGCTGGCTGCTCGGCTTCCAGCAGGTCACGTTCGCCCGGCCCGCCGAATGGGTGGGCTGGGACAACTTCCGGCGGCTCTTCGAGGACCCCCTGTTCGTCACCGCGTGGCGCAACACCGGCTACTTCACCCTGCTCGCCCTGGTCTTCGGCTTCGCGGCCCCCTTCTTCACCGCGGTCGTCCTGAACGAACTCAGGCACGGCCGGGCGTACCTGAGGATGACCGTCTACCTGCCGGTGATGCTCCCGCCGATCGTGACGATGCTCCTGTGGCGCTGGTTCTACGATCCCGGCCCCGGCCTCTTCAACAACGCGCTGGAACTCGTGCACCTGCCGGCACAGCAGTGGCTGGAGTCCGAGAACCTCGCGATGGTCTCGCTGGTCCTCGTGTCGACCTGGGCCAACATGGGCACCACCACGCTGATCTACCTGGCGGCGCTCGGCGGCATCCCCGGCGAGCTGTACGAGGCGGCGGAGATCGACGGCGCCTCCATCCGGCGCCGCCTGTGGCACGTCACCCTGCCGCAGATGCGGTTCATCCTGATGATCACGCTGCTGCTCCAGGTCATCGGAACGATGCAGGTCTTCATCGAGCCGTACGTCCTCACCGGCGGCGGCCCCGACGACGCGACGGTCACCGTCCTGCTCCTGCTGTACCGCTACGCCTTCATCTACAACGACTTCGGCATGGCCAGCGCCATGAGCACCGTGCTCTTCGTGGTGCTCGGCACCTTCGCGGCCGTCTATCTCCGGCTGACCCGGACCAAGGGCTGA
- a CDS encoding ABC transporter substrate-binding protein, translating into MADSLSRRGFVGAGIASTLALGLSACGGSSSSEGKGGKVTISVNGMPPKTQPVDRKWYEQDVRDFEKSHPNIRIDAREGYMDPKTFSAKLAGGQLEDVYYVYFTDPSGLIQRRQGADITPYLKGVPYIEDVAPAFKKVFTGPDGKIYGLPNGQYSLGLIYNRDLFKKAGLDPDKPPTTWDEVREAARRITALGDGIVGYADYSKNNQGGWHLTSWVYSLGGDIATRQGGRWKAAFDSDAGRQALTHLHDMRWTDRSMGTRQLLQIEDVQKMMGSGKLGIYMAGPDNIPTIVKQFERKYSEFGVAAMPGTATLGGGNGFMFNPKATPEQIKAGVQWIQWKYLNPDRTQHDDKRAKGGAVPIGLPLDRLFTARTQAEVDAVHARYATVPQTNYKPFMERNSGLTQKVEPPNAQQIYTVLDSVMQAVLTRENADIGHLLGDAAKKVDSILATVK; encoded by the coding sequence ATGGCCGACTCTCTTTCCCGCCGCGGCTTCGTCGGTGCGGGTATCGCCTCGACGCTCGCTCTCGGACTCTCCGCGTGCGGCGGCTCCTCGTCGTCCGAGGGGAAGGGCGGCAAGGTGACGATCTCCGTGAACGGCATGCCGCCGAAGACGCAGCCCGTCGACCGCAAGTGGTACGAGCAGGACGTCAGGGACTTCGAGAAGAGTCACCCGAACATCAGGATCGACGCCCGCGAGGGCTACATGGACCCGAAGACCTTCTCGGCCAAACTCGCGGGCGGCCAGCTGGAGGACGTGTACTACGTCTACTTCACCGACCCCTCCGGCCTCATCCAGCGCCGTCAGGGCGCTGACATCACGCCGTACCTCAAGGGAGTTCCGTACATCGAGGACGTCGCTCCCGCGTTCAAGAAGGTCTTCACCGGGCCCGACGGCAAGATCTACGGCCTGCCGAACGGGCAGTACTCGCTCGGCCTGATCTACAACCGCGACCTGTTCAAGAAGGCCGGACTCGACCCCGACAAGCCGCCGACCACCTGGGACGAGGTCCGCGAGGCGGCACGGCGGATCACCGCGCTCGGCGACGGCATCGTGGGATACGCCGACTACAGCAAGAACAACCAGGGCGGCTGGCACCTCACCTCGTGGGTGTACTCGCTCGGCGGCGACATCGCCACCCGCCAAGGCGGCCGCTGGAAGGCCGCGTTCGACAGCGACGCGGGACGGCAGGCGCTGACCCACCTGCACGACATGCGCTGGACCGACCGCAGCATGGGCACCCGCCAGCTGCTCCAGATCGAGGACGTCCAGAAGATGATGGGCTCCGGCAAGCTCGGCATCTACATGGCGGGCCCCGACAACATCCCCACCATCGTCAAGCAGTTCGAGCGCAAGTACTCCGAGTTCGGCGTGGCCGCCATGCCCGGCACCGCGACCCTGGGCGGCGGCAACGGATTCATGTTCAACCCGAAGGCCACGCCCGAACAGATCAAGGCCGGCGTCCAGTGGATCCAGTGGAAGTACCTCAACCCCGACCGTACCCAGCACGACGACAAGCGCGCCAAGGGCGGTGCGGTGCCCATCGGCCTGCCGCTCGACCGGCTCTTCACCGCCCGGACGCAGGCCGAGGTGGACGCGGTCCACGCCCGGTACGCGACCGTCCCGCAGACGAACTACAAGCCGTTCATGGAGCGCAACAGCGGTCTGACGCAGAAGGTCGAGCCGCCGAACGCCCAGCAGATCTACACGGTCCTCGACAGCGTGATGCAGGCGGTGCTCACGCGCGAGAACGCGGACATCGGCCACCTGTTGGGCGACGCCGCGAAGAAGGTCGACTCGATACTCGCCACGGTCAAGTGA
- a CDS encoding CBM35 domain-containing protein → MSRSPGIRTRALVPPLLLALLAALLCVVAAPRAHAASTTLEAESATRTGGAVTETEHPGYTGTGYVGGYTDSHKGTASTSFAVSSAVAGSGSLKIRYANGTTAVMTLSLYVNGSKVRQISLPATANWDTWSTTDEALTYQKGANTVALTFTSSDSGNINLDNVIATTPTAPTGSVTHEAENAFTSGGPTKASSVTGYTGSGYLTGFGTTGARAAFAVNAAEAKSYSIEVRYRTPDATAATITLVANGLTVRRLSLPATSGAWQTLTTDAPLRAGLNNLTLRRESGDNGNLQLDGLNITAAAANATRGATVPYTTYEAESGSTNGSVLGPDRTYLKTASEASGRKAVVLDQTGEYVQFTLSKPANALTLRYSIPDSASGSAYETPLSLYSAGTHLRDITLTNKYSWVYGGYPYNNDPSQGSGHHFFDEVHVRLASTLPAGTVLTFQKDATDTASSYTLDLVETETAPAAYAMPAGFVSATTLGVTADDGSDDTAALNSAVGTAKNQGKGLWLPSGTYDISGHVNLTGIALRGAGEWYTVLRGKNGKGGLFGQGGTNTVQDLSISGDVTYRDDAGFDTAVEGDFGNGSTVQNVWIEHTKVGLWIDAPTNGLYASGLRIRDTFADGVNLHKGTAGTEISHSSVRNTGDDALAMFSEAQAVTDSAYRFNTVQVPLLANGAAIYGGSGNRIEDNLISDTVTASAGIAISTRNFNPAPLPFAGTTSVARNTLTRTGGYEPNWQSKFGALWIYADASDITAPVNVTDNTILDSTYSAVLISYQKTVSNLTVSNLTIDRTGSYGIEINSAGSGTFSGVTVTGTASGGLNLAGGFTVNRGSGNSGW, encoded by the coding sequence ATGTCACGATCACCGGGAATCCGCACCAGAGCACTCGTTCCCCCCTTGCTCCTCGCCCTGCTGGCCGCGCTGCTCTGCGTGGTCGCCGCCCCCAGGGCCCACGCGGCGTCCACCACGCTGGAAGCCGAGTCGGCCACCCGCACCGGCGGGGCGGTCACCGAGACCGAGCACCCCGGCTACACCGGCACCGGCTACGTCGGCGGCTACACCGACAGCCACAAGGGCACCGCGTCCACGTCGTTCGCCGTCTCCTCGGCGGTGGCGGGCAGCGGGTCCCTCAAGATCCGGTACGCCAACGGCACCACCGCCGTCATGACGCTCAGCCTGTACGTCAACGGCAGCAAGGTCCGGCAGATCAGCCTCCCCGCCACCGCGAACTGGGACACCTGGTCCACCACCGACGAGGCCCTGACCTACCAGAAGGGCGCCAACACCGTCGCGTTGACCTTCACGTCCTCCGACAGCGGGAACATCAACCTCGACAACGTCATCGCCACCACGCCCACCGCCCCCACGGGCAGCGTGACGCACGAGGCGGAGAACGCGTTCACCTCCGGCGGCCCCACCAAGGCGTCCTCCGTCACGGGCTACACCGGCAGCGGCTACCTCACCGGGTTCGGCACCACCGGCGCCCGCGCCGCCTTCGCCGTCAACGCGGCCGAGGCCAAGAGCTACTCCATCGAGGTGCGCTACCGCACGCCCGACGCCACCGCCGCGACGATCACCCTGGTCGCCAACGGTCTCACCGTCCGCCGGCTCTCGCTGCCCGCCACCTCCGGCGCCTGGCAGACCCTGACGACCGACGCACCCCTGCGCGCCGGCCTCAACAACCTCACCCTGCGCCGGGAATCGGGCGACAACGGCAACCTCCAGCTCGACGGCCTGAACATCACCGCGGCCGCCGCGAACGCCACCCGCGGCGCCACCGTCCCGTACACGACCTACGAGGCGGAGAGCGGCAGCACCAACGGCTCCGTCCTCGGACCCGACCGCACCTACCTCAAGACCGCCTCGGAGGCCTCGGGCCGCAAGGCCGTCGTCCTCGACCAGACCGGCGAGTACGTCCAGTTCACCCTGTCGAAGCCGGCCAACGCCCTCACCCTGCGCTACTCGATCCCGGACAGCGCCTCGGGCTCCGCCTACGAGACGCCCCTGAGCCTGTACTCCGCCGGAACCCACCTCCGCGACATCACCCTGACCAACAAGTACTCCTGGGTGTACGGCGGTTACCCCTACAACAACGACCCCTCACAGGGTTCCGGGCACCACTTCTTCGACGAGGTCCACGTCCGGCTGGCGAGCACCCTCCCGGCGGGCACCGTGCTCACGTTCCAGAAGGACGCGACGGACACCGCCTCCTCCTACACCCTCGACCTCGTCGAGACCGAGACCGCTCCCGCCGCCTACGCCATGCCCGCCGGATTCGTCTCCGCCACCACGCTCGGCGTCACCGCCGACGACGGCTCCGACGACACCGCCGCCCTCAACTCCGCCGTCGGCACCGCCAAGAACCAGGGCAAGGGACTCTGGCTGCCGTCCGGCACGTACGACATCTCCGGGCACGTCAACCTCACGGGCATCGCGCTACGCGGCGCGGGCGAGTGGTACACCGTGCTGCGCGGCAAGAACGGCAAGGGCGGCCTGTTCGGCCAGGGCGGCACCAACACGGTGCAGGACCTGAGCATCTCCGGAGACGTCACCTACCGGGACGACGCCGGCTTCGACACCGCCGTCGAGGGCGACTTCGGCAACGGCTCGACCGTCCAGAACGTCTGGATCGAGCACACCAAGGTCGGCCTGTGGATCGACGCCCCCACCAACGGCCTGTACGCGAGCGGGCTGCGCATCCGCGACACGTTCGCCGACGGAGTCAACCTCCACAAGGGCACCGCCGGCACCGAGATCTCCCACTCCAGCGTCCGCAACACCGGTGACGACGCGCTCGCGATGTTCTCCGAGGCCCAGGCCGTCACCGACTCCGCCTACCGCTTCAACACGGTCCAGGTCCCGCTGCTCGCCAACGGCGCGGCGATCTACGGCGGCAGCGGCAACCGCATCGAGGACAACCTGATCTCCGACACCGTCACCGCCTCCGCGGGCATCGCGATCAGCACCCGCAACTTCAACCCGGCCCCGCTGCCCTTCGCCGGCACCACGTCGGTCGCCCGCAACACCCTGACCAGGACGGGCGGTTACGAGCCCAACTGGCAGAGCAAGTTCGGCGCCCTGTGGATCTACGCCGACGCCTCCGACATCACCGCCCCGGTGAACGTCACCGACAACACCATCCTCGACTCCACCTACAGCGCGGTCCTCATCTCCTACCAGAAGACCGTCAGCAACCTCACCGTCAGCAACCTGACCATCGACAGGACAGGCTCCTACGGCATCGAGATCAACTCCGCCGGATCCGGCACCTTCTCCGGCGTGACCGTGACCGGCACGGCGTCCGGCGGCCTGAACCTCGCCGGCGGCTTCACCGTCAACCGAGGGTCCGGCAACTCGGGCTGGTAG
- a CDS encoding LacI family DNA-binding transcriptional regulator: protein MTTRLSEVAAFAGVSEVTVRRVASGSSVVAPATRDKVLRAFDVLGLERPAAGRTERAPLVGLVVPELQNPVFPAFTEALAGRLNKQGLIPVLCTRTADGSSEAHYIQRLLGQNIGGIVFVGSSYADAGPEQSRALRDRRTPLVLINAADENRGLAQVSADDAQAAEQALTHLTALGHERIGLVAGPIGHVPSARKLAGYAAFWRARGVPPEEWHGWVAHTMFSMEGGATAVPQLTAQGVTAVVCASDALALGVIRGARRQGLAVPEDFSVVGFDDSLFMVATDPPLTTARQPVQAMADAAITALVTQLNGQPPPAEPLLFGTELIVRGSTAARPR from the coding sequence GTGACAACGAGACTCTCCGAGGTGGCCGCGTTCGCCGGCGTCAGTGAAGTGACCGTCCGCCGGGTGGCGAGCGGGAGTTCGGTCGTGGCGCCCGCCACCCGAGACAAGGTGCTCAGGGCGTTCGACGTGCTCGGCCTGGAGCGCCCGGCAGCCGGCCGGACCGAACGCGCGCCGCTGGTCGGCCTGGTGGTGCCCGAACTGCAGAACCCGGTGTTCCCCGCGTTCACGGAGGCGCTCGCCGGACGTCTGAACAAGCAGGGGCTGATACCCGTCCTTTGCACCCGCACCGCGGACGGGTCCTCCGAAGCGCACTACATCCAGCGGCTGTTGGGGCAGAACATCGGCGGCATCGTCTTCGTCGGGTCCAGTTACGCCGACGCCGGGCCCGAGCAGAGCAGGGCGCTGCGCGACCGCAGGACCCCCCTCGTCCTGATCAACGCGGCCGACGAGAACCGCGGCCTTGCCCAGGTGTCGGCGGACGACGCGCAGGCCGCCGAACAGGCGTTGACGCACCTCACCGCCCTGGGTCACGAGCGGATCGGCCTGGTCGCCGGACCGATCGGACACGTTCCGTCGGCCCGGAAGCTCGCCGGGTACGCGGCCTTCTGGCGCGCCCGCGGAGTGCCGCCGGAGGAGTGGCACGGCTGGGTCGCGCACACGATGTTCTCGATGGAGGGCGGCGCCACGGCGGTGCCCCAACTCACCGCCCAGGGCGTCACCGCGGTCGTGTGCGCGAGCGACGCGCTGGCGCTCGGCGTGATCCGCGGAGCACGGCGCCAGGGCCTGGCCGTGCCGGAGGACTTCTCCGTCGTCGGGTTCGACGACTCGCTGTTCATGGTCGCCACCGATCCGCCTCTGACGACCGCGCGGCAGCCGGTGCAGGCGATGGCCGACGCGGCGATCACCGCGCTCGTCACCCAGCTCAACGGGCAGCCACCACCGGCCGAACCCCTGCTCTTCGGAACGGAGTTGATCGTGCGCGGATCGACCGCCGCCCGCCCGCGCTAA
- a CDS encoding glycoside hydrolase family 13 protein, producing MTERAPRTAAPWWRHAAIYQIYVRSFADGNGDGVGDLAGARDRLPYLRELGVDALWFTPWYVSPMADGGYDVADYRDIDPVFGTLAEAESLITEAHAQGLRVIVDLVPNHCSDRHPWFQEALAGGPQAPARDRFWFVPGRGEHGELPPNDWQSYFGGPAWTRVVEADGTPGDWYLHMFAPQQPDLNWEHPAVRAEFEDILHFWLRRGVDGFRIDVAHGLAKKPGLPDVGPAPDPTDLPYQDVDDVHEVYRSWRKILDAYDGERTFVGEVWLPTAEQFARYLRPDELHSAFNFEILCAPWDARVLREVVDGTLAAHAPVDAPPTWVLANHDTIRHVTRYGREDTSFDMADKRLLDPSDTALGRRRARAAALFTLALPGGVYVYQGDELGLPEVQDLPDELLQDPTFARSGGTDRGRDGCRVPLPWAADGPSLGFSPAGATAAPWLPQPADWTGLAVAAQQGDPDSVLNLYRTALSLRRTRLARLPETLTWTESAADVLSFTRPDGFHCLTNLSPTPRPLPRDTEVVLASGPLEEDAEGRVTVPADTTVWSWERGATS from the coding sequence GTGACCGAGCGCGCGCCTCGTACCGCCGCCCCCTGGTGGCGACACGCCGCGATCTACCAGATCTACGTCCGCAGCTTCGCCGACGGCAACGGCGACGGCGTCGGCGATCTGGCCGGCGCCCGGGACCGGCTGCCGTATCTGCGCGAACTCGGCGTGGACGCCCTGTGGTTCACCCCCTGGTACGTCTCCCCCATGGCCGACGGCGGCTACGACGTCGCCGACTACCGGGACATCGACCCCGTCTTCGGCACCCTCGCCGAGGCCGAGTCCCTCATCACCGAGGCGCACGCGCAGGGCCTGCGCGTCATCGTCGACCTCGTGCCCAACCACTGCTCCGACCGCCACCCCTGGTTCCAGGAGGCACTCGCCGGGGGCCCGCAGGCACCGGCGCGCGACCGCTTCTGGTTCGTGCCCGGCCGCGGCGAGCACGGCGAACTCCCGCCGAACGACTGGCAGTCGTACTTCGGCGGGCCCGCCTGGACCCGCGTCGTCGAGGCCGACGGCACGCCCGGCGACTGGTACCTCCACATGTTCGCGCCGCAGCAGCCCGACCTGAACTGGGAACACCCCGCGGTGCGGGCCGAGTTCGAGGACATCCTGCACTTCTGGCTGCGCCGCGGCGTGGACGGCTTCCGCATCGACGTCGCGCACGGCCTCGCCAAGAAGCCCGGCCTGCCGGACGTCGGCCCCGCCCCCGACCCGACGGACCTCCCGTACCAGGACGTCGACGACGTCCACGAGGTCTACCGCTCCTGGCGCAAGATCCTCGACGCCTACGACGGGGAGCGCACCTTCGTCGGCGAGGTGTGGCTGCCCACCGCCGAGCAGTTCGCCCGCTATCTGCGCCCCGACGAGCTGCACTCGGCGTTCAACTTCGAGATCCTGTGCGCCCCCTGGGACGCCCGGGTGCTGCGCGAGGTGGTCGACGGCACGCTCGCCGCGCACGCGCCGGTCGACGCCCCGCCGACCTGGGTGCTGGCCAACCACGACACCATCCGGCACGTCACCCGCTACGGCCGCGAGGACACGTCGTTCGACATGGCCGACAAACGGCTCCTGGACCCCAGCGACACCGCGCTGGGCCGGCGCCGGGCCCGTGCCGCGGCGCTTTTCACCCTGGCCCTGCCCGGCGGGGTGTACGTCTACCAGGGCGACGAACTCGGCCTGCCCGAGGTGCAGGACCTGCCGGACGAGCTTCTCCAGGACCCCACGTTCGCCCGCTCCGGCGGCACCGACCGGGGCCGCGACGGCTGCCGTGTCCCGCTGCCCTGGGCCGCCGACGGCCCGTCGCTCGGCTTCTCCCCCGCGGGCGCGACGGCCGCCCCCTGGCTCCCCCAGCCCGCGGACTGGACCGGCCTCGCCGTGGCCGCCCAACAGGGCGACCCGGACTCGGTCCTGAACCTCTACCGCACGGCCCTGTCCCTGCGCCGGACCCGGCTGGCCCGCCTCCCCGAGACCCTGACGTGGACCGAGTCGGCGGCCGACGTCCTGAGCTTCACCCGCCCGGACGGCTTCCACTGCCTGACCAACCTGTCCCCCACCCCGCGGCCCCTCCCCCGGGACACGGAGGTGGTCCTGGCCAGCGGCCCCCTGGAGGAGGACGCGGAGGGACGGGTGACGGTGCCGGCGGACACGACGGTGTGGTCGTGGGAGCGGGGGGCCACTTCCTGA
- a CDS encoding carbohydrate ABC transporter permease, giving the protein MAGTAERTLIAPTEMTRRTGRILYRTVLTLTLTGFTLAFVFPLYWMATGALKSSAELAAPDPTLLPHTWHPEAYADAWTNVGLGTYFLNTLLLALGAWLFQLVIDVSAAYALSKLRPALGNIVLGMMLATLMLPVSALLVPTYLTVTDVPLVHVNLINTPFAIWLPAAANAFNIFILKRFFDQIPGELLDSARIDGAGPVRVLVSIVLPLSRPVLAVVSIFAVVGVWKDFLWPMLVLPEPSKQPITVALGRLAEFMPANQLLAGMVMASVPLLVLFLVFQRHIITGLTAGSLKG; this is encoded by the coding sequence ATGGCCGGCACCGCCGAACGCACCCTGATCGCGCCCACCGAGATGACCCGCCGCACCGGCAGGATCCTCTACCGCACCGTCCTCACCCTCACCCTGACCGGCTTCACGCTCGCGTTCGTCTTCCCCCTCTACTGGATGGCGACCGGCGCGTTGAAGTCGTCGGCGGAACTCGCCGCCCCGGACCCGACGCTGCTGCCCCACACCTGGCACCCCGAGGCGTACGCCGACGCCTGGACCAACGTGGGACTCGGCACCTACTTCCTCAACACCCTGCTGCTCGCGCTCGGCGCCTGGCTGTTCCAGCTCGTCATCGACGTGTCCGCCGCCTACGCCCTGTCCAAACTGCGCCCGGCGCTCGGCAACATCGTCCTCGGCATGATGCTGGCGACGCTGATGCTGCCGGTGTCGGCGCTGCTCGTCCCGACCTATCTGACCGTGACCGACGTGCCGCTCGTGCACGTCAACCTCATCAACACGCCCTTCGCGATCTGGCTCCCGGCGGCGGCCAACGCCTTCAACATCTTCATCCTGAAGCGGTTCTTCGACCAGATCCCCGGCGAGCTCCTCGACTCGGCGCGCATCGACGGCGCGGGGCCGGTCCGCGTCCTCGTCTCGATCGTGCTGCCGCTGTCCCGTCCGGTCCTCGCCGTCGTCTCCATCTTCGCGGTGGTCGGCGTCTGGAAGGACTTCCTCTGGCCGATGCTCGTGCTGCCCGAGCCGTCGAAGCAGCCGATCACCGTCGCCCTCGGCCGTCTCGCGGAGTTCATGCCGGCCAACCAGCTCCTCGCCGGGATGGTCATGGCCTCCGTCCCCCTGCTGGTGCTCTTCCTCGTCTTCCAGCGCCACATCATCACGGGCCTGACCGCGGGCAGCCTCAAGGGCTGA